A genome region from Kogia breviceps isolate mKogBre1 unplaced genomic scaffold, mKogBre1 haplotype 1 scaffold_508, whole genome shotgun sequence includes the following:
- the LOC131749776 gene encoding large ribosomal subunit protein eL42-like produces the protein MVNVPETHRPFCTKCGRHRPHEVTQYKKGKDSLYAQGKRRHDRKHSGCGGQTKPIFRKKAETAKKIVLRPECVEPNCSSTRMLASKRCKAF, from the coding sequence ATGGTGAACGTTCCTGAAACCCACCGGCCTTTCTGTACGAAGTGTGGCAGGCACCGACCCCACGAGGTGACACAGTACAAGAAGGGCAAGGATTCTCTGTACGCCCAGGGAAAGCGGCGGCACGACAGGAAGCACAGTGGCTGTGGAGGGCAGACTAAGCCGATTTTCCGGAAAAAGGCTGAAACCGCAAAGAAGATTGTGCTGAGGCCTGAATGTGTGGAGCCGAACTGCAGCTCCACGAGAATGCTGGCCAGTAAGAGATGCAAAGCATTTTGA